The DNA sequence AAATCCGCCTACACGCAAGCTGATGTGCGCTTGCTTTCCACTACGTTCAGTCACTTTTTCTAACAAGTCGAGCTCATCCAGATTGTCGATGATAATCGTGACACCGTTATCCACGGCAAGTTCCATCAACCGCTGGGTCTTCACGGCAGCGGTCGATATCAGTTGCGCAGGATTTATGCCTGCTTCGAGACATTGCGCCAGCTCCTCAAAACTAGCGGTGTCTACACCTTCACCAAGTTCGGCGGCGTGTGTCGTATACGAGATGCATTTATTCGCCTTGCGCGCGAAATAAATACGATGTTGAAGCTCGTACTTGTCAAATACGGACTTGAAAGCATTTACATTCTCTTCAAATGGTACTAAAGATTGTATGTTGAGCGGTGACTGAAACTCACTCACGGCCTCTTCTAACAACGATTGATTGGATACCACCTCCCGAATCCATGGATGGATAATCGGAGTAAGTGGTAAGTGTTTTTCATCAGTCGTGGTATGCGTAAATTCCATGTGTATGCGGATTGATTAATTGTAGTATACGGCCTGCCCATGGGCTAGCCAAATTGTTTCGTACCCTGGATAGGGAATCATTGTCAAATAATATGCCTTCGGTCGGCGTACCATAAAAATAAAGCGGAATCTCCTGCCCATCTACCATCGACTTGGTTCGTCCATCCTGCTCGATGGTAATACAGCCTGGCTGATAATCACCATTCTGAAAAATATCGACCATTCCTTTTGCGGCCAGACGAGTGTACAAAGCGGAATTTTGTCGTACTAGCTCACTACGAGCAATTCTACCATCTATCAAATAAGATACGGTATACTGTTCGCCCTCTGTTCCAATCTCGAAGTTTTGCTTTGTGGGATCATAGCTTATATGGGATTGTGGAGGAATTTTGAACTGAATAATTCCAGCATCTGCCAGCGCGCTAATTTTCCGCATATTGGCGATTGGCGGTCCAAAGCTGGTACGGCAACAGGCACTCCACAGCTGCTTGTCCAGATATCGATGACTTTCTGGTGTAAGGCCTCCGAAATTGTAGAGCTGTCCGATCTGCGGTGTTAGCTCTCGCCACACGGCAGCAGCCGCCATAAATGGATCCTGCAATTCGCCTATTTCCGCCCTTTCGATACTTTGGTCGATATAAGTCTTGGTAGCCAAATGTCTGTTTTTGGATGTTGGCACTTCTGGAAACAACAATCTGTCGAATGTCAAAATAGCTTCGTCCGAGAGTGTATCCAGGTATTCTTGAATTTGATTTTCTTGCGTAGTCCCGAGCAATGTGCTATAGTAGGCAAAACGAATTTCATCATCTATTATGGGTTGCACTTCTTGTTGAAAGTAGATCTGTCTTTCTTCCCTTACATCCACTAAAGCCTGCAGTGCCTGATCGGTCTGTGCACGAATCGCATAGCGCGCATCGCCATACACTGGTCCCCGCGGATGAATAGGCAAATTACTTCGGCTAAAAGGGTACAAAATCGGTTCTTCTCCTGATGGTATGTATCGACCAGATTCATCAAACACCCCACCTCGACCTTCTGTCAAGTGCAGACAGATATCGATAAAGGTAAGCCCCAATCCCATAATAGCTACGGACTCTCCCTTTGGTAAGGCGTCTAGTCGGTTTATGGGATAGGCAGTGGCTATGTATGCTTTTGGTATTTCTTCGGTTGATGTCTTGAATGGAGGGACATTCTCATAACAATGTCCAGTCGCCATTAGCAAATAATCAACCGCAATAAATTCTTCCGAATTTGCCACTGAAATTTTAAATTCAGTGCTGTACCCAATATCTTGAACAGCACCAACGATTAGCGAAAGGCTTACATTTGATGGCATAGCCTCAAGCAGCTGCCGCAATACATCCTGTAAATAACAGCCCACTAACGCTCGGGAGGCAAAGTCGGTAGGAACTACTTCCAAATCAGTGGTATGGTATTTTCTAATCCAATCGGTGAGTGAAAGTTGCTCCTGCACTTGTTCGTTTACATCTTCACGTAGCCACCCGTCGATATTGCCAATGCAATAATTGATCAGCAAATTATCCGGCTGGCTCACATGATAATTGTTGCCACTGCCAAAATCAGGACTCTCATTGAACCATAACACATGTACTGCGGTCTCGTCACCCGCCTGCCGCAATGTATGCAGCAAACGCTCTAAAGCATACATTCCCTTTGGGCCTCCGCCAACAATACCTATACGTTTCGTTGCTTTCTGCTGATTTCTACTGCTTACCTCCTTCACGGTTGTCATCAGTTGACTAATGATGTCTGGTGCTTGCAGTGTTGCTAAGGATAGGTGTTCTTTTTTCCAAATCATACGCAATACACTAATGGGCTTTCAATCCGTGCTTTTCCAACCATTCTGTAGAATAAATGGTATCCAGATAACGCTCACCATTGTCTGGAATAATGGCCACGATATTTTCACCTGGTAAAAAATGCTGCTGGTAACGCTCAATTGCTTTGATTACAGCTCCGGAAGATCCGCCGGCCAGAATACTTTCTTTAGCCAGTAACTGATGACACCCAGCTACGCAATCGGCATCACTCACATGCACCACGTCGTGTACCTGATCTGGCAGCAAGAAATGAGATTTGCGACTGGCTCCCATCCCTGGAATAAGGCGTGGACTTGGTTTGTCTTTGAAAATCAAACTCCCCTCGGCATCTACCGCAACGATCCGGGTATGTACTCCCATATGCTGAATAGCATCTGCAAATCCTCGCAATGTTCCACAGGTGCTAGTTGGTATAAATAAATAATCAGGCGCATTGCCTAAATCCTCCACAATTTCTTTAAAGGTTTGCTGATGTGCTGCCGGATTATCCATATTATGGTATTGATCTGGCCAAAAGCTATTCGGAATCTCTTGTAGTAATTGCTCCACCTTTTTTAATCTAGAATTGAGATATCCACCATTGCCATCATCTGCATCTACCTTTATGATCTGTGCGTTGAAAGCTAGCAAAATCTTTTCTGCCAGTGGATTGATGTGGGGGTCGGTTACCAAGATCAATTTTAGGCCATAAAAATGGCATATCCGCGCGAGTCCGATTCCCATATTTCCGGAAGTGGATTCTATCAGAACGCTTTTAGCATTGATTTTCCCGATACTCATCGCATGGCGAACAATATTGTGCGCTGTACGATCTTTGATGCTACCACCCGGATTTAGCATTTCCAACTTACCGTAGATAGCGGATTTCAGCGCTACGAAAATGTTGTTAAATCGCACTAATGGTGTGTGGCCAATACATGATAATATATCATTCATTGGCTCTTTAATTTGTGTCGCTTGCATTGTGACCTCTTTCCCTATAAATTCTTTATTTATCTCACTTATGATCACCATGTCGCTTTCTTGGTAAGGAACGTACAAAAACCTAAATCAGTTTGTTTTTCGCGAGATTAGCTTTTCAATATAGATAACATTTTTTTGCGATATAAGTTTGTGGGAGAGCTATGCGAATTTCTACGTGATTACATACAATTTCTACGTGATAAGACATAAAAAAAGTGCAGATTACTTAGTAACCTGCACTTAATAAATTGGCTAAAGTCTAAAAAAGACTTTAATGACCTATAAATCGTTCAACCAAGTTTCAACCTCATCTTTGGTTTTACCGGTTTCCTTTTGTAAACGACCGATCAACTCATCTTCCTTACCTTCTGCGTAAGTCAAATCGTCATCAGTTAATTTACCATATTGTTGTTTTACTTTTCCTTTAAGCTCGTTCCAACGGCCTTTCCATGTTAATTCACTCATAATATCCTCCTTTTATATGTTTGATAGTACAACAACCTATAGGTAGATATGTTTGATAAACAAGGCAGTTTGTTCTGTAAGAAATTGAATTTAGCTAAGTATCAGCGCACTTGCACCAAGGATCGCGGCATCGGACTCGTCCAACCCGCTAAAAATTAACTTCACCTTATTACGGAAAATCGGCAATAGGTTTCTTTCCATATGCAGTTTTGCCGGATTAAGGATAAAGTCGCCCGCACGGATGACTCCACCAAATAATAGAATAGCTTCTGGCGAAGAAAACATCACAAAATTTGCCAATGCTTCACCTAATTTCTGTCCGGTATAACGAAATACTTCTATCGCTATAGCATCTCCCTGTGAAGCACATTCGAATACCGTCTTGGCATTAATTGCATCTTCTGGATAGTTATTAAGCATGGATTCGGGAAATTCTGCACGCATCTTTTTCGCGGTGATCCCGATGCCAGTTGCAGAGGCATAAGCCTCCAAGCTGCCTTCTGATCCGGTACTCCAATGTTTACGACCTCCGGGCTTCACGATAGTATGTCCCAATTCGCCTGCAAAACCATCGTGCCCATATATCAAACTGCCATTGGCCACGATGCCGCTACCTACGCCAGTACCTAAAGTAATCATGATAAAATCCTTCATGCCTTGCGCCGCACCAAAAAGCATTTCGCCCTGCGCTGCTGCGTTGGCGTCGTTGGTAATCGTGCATGGCACACCAAATTTGTTTGACATTAACTCGCCGAAAGGGATGACACCCTTCCAAGGAAGATTTGGCGCTTGCTCTACCGTACCGGTGTAAAAATTGCCATTAGGCACTCCTACTCCAATACCCGCCAATGGATGGCCAGGCAGGTGTTTTTCGAGCAATGGTTTTACTGCAGTATGCAATGCATCGATAAAATCATTAATCTCCTTATATATATTGGTACGGAGCGATCCTTTATCGAGTACGATACCAAGCTCATTTACTAATCCAAACTTTGTATTGGTCCCACCAATATCTATCCCAAGAACTACCCGTTCTGACGATTGCACTACAGACATTTTTCTAATTTTGTTGATTCACATTACACTAAACCCAGTGTCACGATTGCTAATATAGGTACTTTGTGTGATTTTTACACACTTGAATTGAGCAAAAATATATTGCTGGTCTTCGCTATGCTTTTATCCCCTACGCAAAAAGTTCCAAACAGAAGTATCTCTTTTTTGCTCTCGATCTGCTATAAGATCGTCTATGATTCCGTCTATTCGTCGATCATTATCACTGATCACTTTGTCGGCCAGCGAGACTAATTTCTGCATATTTCCGGGCGTAGCATCATCCATAGAGGTGGATATGGAGGATACATTCATAGGCTCTATGCGTGTGTAGTTATGTGGCTTTTTTACAGAACGAAAGAGTTGTTTTAAGAAGAAATCAGTACTTTCAGACGAACTGCTTGTCATGATATCGACCAGCGCCGGACCAATGGATATAGCCCATTTTTTCTTAAAATCTTCATAATTGTAGGCATTTTTGGCAATACCGGTACCCAATGATAAAATGTGCACATCGTCAATCTTAAAGGTATCATACGTTTTTAGCACTTCTAAAAGTGCTGAAAGTGCCGGGTTGTGTGCAAACACTCCCCCATCGACCAGTGGAAATCTGATACCTGCGATGGAAAATATCTCAGCTACAGAAAAATAAGTAGGCGCAGCTGCCGTCGCCCTACAAACGTCTTTGATATAAAAGTCTCGAGCATCGCCATGTGAAATTGCTTTCTGCTGTCGAAAAATATGATTTGTACGCAATTCAATATTATAGGCCGTCATAATCGCTGGTTTTAGCAACTCACTAAGTTTGGTATCGCCAAAATATTGATCTAGGATTGTTTCCAACACCTTGCCATCATACAACTCACTCAGCAAGCCAAACTTACTGAGGAACCTACGCCAGCGGGTTGTATAAAATATAGAAGGCCCGTATTTTAAATAAATATCTAATGCTTCGTTGGCATAAAAACGCGGCTTGGTAGGGTCGTCCGGGTGGGGACACAGTAGAATGGCGGTAAGGATACCACCGGTACTCGTTCCGGCAAAGAAGTTGAAATACTCGGAAAGATGTGCTTCGGAATCGCCCGTTTTTTCTTGGATTCGCTGCTCCATGGTCAATAAAACCATGCCGGGAATGATCCCCCGAATACCTCCTCCATCAATGGATAGAATTCGCTTCATACGACGTCATTTTCGATAAAGTTAACAAAAGATATGCGTGTTTTTATGGCGGCAAATTGTGTTTGGTGTTAATAGGCAGAAATACTATATTTGCAAACGATTCACGGATAGGTGTCAGAGTGGTCGAATGAGCAGACCTGGAAAGTCTGTATACGGGATAACCGTATCGAGGGTTCGAATCCCTCCCTCTCCGCAGAAAAATCCTTCATCGAAAGATGAGGGATTTTTTACGTTTGGACGGTTCGGACAGAAGGGTTAGCCGGGGTTCTATTCGGAGAAGGTCTAACGTCGTGATTGAGAGATTGTGATTATCTCCACTATTTAGCCAACCAAACGCCCCCAAACTTTTTAAATTCTCCCACCTTGCGCGTAGTGATATCGTTGAAAATATGATAATTCCCTGTACCATTCATCATGCGGTTGCATAGTAGTATAAACGATGTTTAAAACAAAAAGCGCTAAATTCAGAAACCGCGTGCGGAGAATGAGTCACTTCGGCTCATAAATCTACTAACACTCTCCGTTTCTGATAGAGATAACACAATCCGACAGCAACTTTTTGACGGCATTCAACTGGGTAATTTTTTCGTCGATCTCACCAATTTTTTCATAGACTACTTTTATCTTTTCAGCTATAGAAAGGCTATTATCGAACCATTTTTCCAACAATTTTTTGATTTCCGCAAGTGTAAAACCGGCCTCCTTCGCTCCTTTTATCATTTCTATTTTTTCCAAAAGGCTCTCATCGTAATTCTTGTAATTGTTGGTTTTTACCTCTTCATCTGAAACGCCTTGAAATAATCCATAGTTTTCGTAATACCGCAGTGTTGGTATTGATAAGCCAGTTCGTTTTGATAACTCATTTATTAACATAACATTCCAAATGTTGATAAATATTTATAAAGTATAAACCATACTTTATACTTGTATGTTGCAAATGTAGACTTTAATTTTGTGTTTTCGAAATATCCAAAAGAGCAACTTGACGATGACAGCTTAAATGGCCTGATAAATAATGCCACTACAGAAATGTTTGATCCTATTGATTTACAAAATATGGAGGATATACGTGCTCAATTTGAAACTAATGTCTTGGGACTAATAGCGGTAACAAAAACATGAATTTTTTAATTGGAGCCTCCCGTCCATTCTCCCTCACTTTTGGGTAGACGGTATCTTTACGATGACGCTTGGCATAAGTAGATTAAAAAAATCGACGTTTAATAACCTGTTTATGCGGACAATGTTATTGATGTTTGACGTGCAAATAATATAGATAGATCGATAAACAATGAGTAAAAAATGGAAAAGAATAATTAAAAATTCGATGATCACAACATTAGTAATCATAAGTGCGCTGTTGATAGCAACGATGTCCTACATGCAGCAGAACAAATTTGGCAAAAACCCAAGTGGGGCTCGGCTGGAAAGAATCAAGCATTCGCCGAATTACAGAGATGGTCAGTTCCAAAACCTAAGCAAAACAACTACGCTCGCGGATGGGCACAACTATTTTGAAGTACTTTATACATCCTATATCAAATATAAACCGAGGAAATATCCGATCGATAGTATTCCATCCATAAAAACAGATCTGCTGAGCCTGCCTGTGGAAGAAAACCTGTTAGTTTGGTTTGGACACTCTTCTTACTTTATACAGATCGATGGTAAGCGAATTTTGGTCGACCCTGTTTTCAGCGGAAATGCTTCGCCGATTCCTGGAACGGTCAAATCATTTAACGGAACCGATATATATGCTGTCTCTGATTTGCCGAATATCGATTACTTGTTTATTTCCCATGACCACTATGATCATGTTGATTACGAAACATTGATTGCGTTGAAAGAGAAAACCATGAATGTGATTTGTGGCCTGGGCGTAGGTGCGCACTTGGAGCATTGGGGATACGATAGTAACAAAATTTTTGAAGGAGATTGGGGTGATCGGATAGTCTTAGGTAGCGGTTTTACAGCGTTTGTTGAATCAGCAAGACATTTCTCAGGAAGAGGCTTTTCCACCAATAAGACGTTGTGGGCATCCTACGTCTTGCATACCCCGACTATGAAAATTTATATGGGTGGAGATAGCGGGTATGATCGACATTACGCCGAAATCGGCAATAAACATGGATCTTTTGATTTAGCTATTTTAGACAATGGGCAATATGATGAAGCTTGGAAATACATCCACCATTTACCCGAAGATGTATTAAAAGCAGCCAATGACTTAAGAGCAAAACGTATTTTACCCGTTCATTCTTCTAAATTCGTCTTGGGGAGCCATGATTGGGACGAACCGTTATCGAAAATAACGGAATTAAATAAATCGTACAATATTCCGTTACTAACGCCAATGATAGGTGAAGTAGTCTATCTTAACGACAAAGATCAACAATTTACATCCTGGTGGTTAGGGCTGAAATAGCCGCGAACAGTATCTATATTAATTGCTTGGTAGATCATAAACCGCGTTTGCCAAGTGGGCGACCTTATCACTATTTAGGAATTTAGTACCTCCAACGCGTTGACAATAATTGGTCGAAAAGAGCAGAATTTACTGCTTTACAACACGGCTAAAATTGGGAGAGACACCGATCGAGTAAGCTGTAGCTAATTAAATAACATAATTTAATCAGCCCTTAGTAACAGAGATGTAAACTCGTAAGTCTTTCCAATTCCGCTGATCGGATCAAGTGGTGTCGCGTAGTCACGGTGAATATATAGTGTATCGCCCGCTATACGGTATTCACCGCTCGGCAGTGTTGACGAATCATATAGCAATTGATGCGACTCCATAATAAACCTAATCTCGTTATCTGTATACGTAAAGTCGAACGCATTGACATAGGCCTTATCACTAATGATGTCACCCTTGCCTGTAGGTTTGAGCACGATAAAATTACCTGATGGCCGCGCTGTAAAATCTGTAGCGGTACCTGTTTCTACGATAATTTCCTTTGTCTCCGTATTGTATACCGTTACCTCTTGCTTACGGTGTTGCCAACGTCCGATCAGTGGATGACCATCGTTTAATGCTTCTTTGGCACAGGAAGCAAGCGTTAGAAAAGCTATTATTGGAATTAATATTTTTTTCATAGTCCTCATTATTGGATAGTTAGAGTGCTAATATAACAATTCTCAGCAACATGAAAAAAATCCTATCATGATGCGTATAGCAGCCATTCATCGTGGGCAACGATACCGATGCTTGCCGCAGGTCCTAACTTCCGATAGGATATTCAATTGAAGCAATGCTATACACACCAGAAGTACGACCGAAAAGGTCCATGTTGAAAGTCAAGCACACACGGCTTATCAATAGGTCTTTACCCATGCAATTTATGGTGCTGCAAGATCCTATCAAGTGCTGCTTATAGTAGTCCGTGCTTAAATTCCGAATATCAATAAGGGATTCTCAGCTCCTTATCTAACGCTAAATCCAATCCTCATTACATCCATTATTATTCCGATAAATAGGAATAAATATTAAAAATAGAGTTGCCGCGAGATTACGAGCAATTTGGCATTTCCACAGATTAATTTACCTTCTACACGAACTTAGGACATGTTATAGAAGAATGTTGGGCCATGGCATAAAGCGCGGATCGGCTCCGTTTTCTAGGCATCCACAAACGCATTGTCTGCGCGCTTAATACCATCATGAAAAATTATTATTCAGGAAGCTCGCGATTGGATCCCGGCTCCTCTGGTTTATTAAGGTCTTTCTCCTCCTCTGTCAACGCCGCTGGTGGAATTTCTTTCACTTCTCGTTCGGTTTCCGTAAGTTCTACATGTACCGCAAACTCAGAAGGTTCAATTGGAACACCTCGAAAAGTTGCGTATTCTCGGGTATATACGGCGCCAAAATATAAAATTGCTGCCGTGTAGTACACCCATAGTAGTATCAATACAATAGCGCTTGCAGTGCCATAGGTTGATTCCGTGTCGGAGCTATCGATGTAAAACCCGATCCCAAAACGACCCAACACAAATAACAAAGCAGTAAATAATGCACCTGATGATACTGTTTTCCAGGAAATCATTACATCTGGAAGTACCTTAAAGATTACAGCAAACAACAAAAAGACGACCCCGAAAGAAATCACGAGATTTAGGCCACTCACTAAAAAGACCGTACTGTCAGGCAAATATTGCTGTAACCTATCGGTAAATGCGAGTATGGCGCCGTTAATCACCAGCGTTACCACGAGCAAGAAACCCAAACCAATAACCAAGGAAGAGGATAGTAACCGATCTTTCAGCATCTTTAACCAGCCCTTTTTTACTTTCGGACGAACATGCCATATCTTATTAATTGAGTTTTGGATATCCCCAAATACCGTCGTTGCACCAATTAGTAAGGTCACTGCACTGATCACTAATGCAATACTAGATTTTCCGGAAAGAGAAAGGTTTTTAATCACTTCCTGCACTTGTAAGGCAGCACTGGCACCGACTAAACCACTTAATTCTTGAAATACTTTTCCCTGAATAGCATCCTCTCCCAAGAAAATACCCGCCAAGGAAATCATCAAAACTAGAATCGGCCCAAGAGAGAATACGGTATAATAAGCTAAAGAGGCACTATATTTTAAACAATCTTCCTCAGTGAACCCCATTCCGGAGTTTTTAAGAATTGAAAAATGGTCTTTAAACACATTTCGATTTTTTGAAGTAGGAGTATCAGCTGCCATAGTTATGTAGATGTAATGATTAAGTGCACTATATAATAGAACACATTGCTAATAACCTCTCACATCCAAAAAAGGTTCTATAATTCACAAAAAACATTCTACAGCAGTGTGGTCTGCCGAAGCAATAGATAATTGACTCTTGTTAATTATTGTTCACTGGCCGACGATAAGTGTTTAACGGAAAATCTGTCATTAAATTAAAAGATAAGGCTTTGTTTTTTTAAAATGTTAATCTTTCGTAATGGAGAAAATGCCGACAACATGTCTACTAGTTTAATAACTATTAACCCCACATTTGCTTTCTAGATAGGTACATCGCTTAAAAAATAATTCATAAAAGCTAAGATCCATAATGCTCAAAAGACCTCATATATTTTATTTTTGTTCTTCAAAGTAATCCGATTTACAAACATCTATGGAAGCTATGAGCTAAGTATGGTAACGCCGACAAAAATATGCCTTACCAACTGACTTGAGTATACAACTAAAATTAAATCTATTAATTTAGTAGATTTTAATTGCTTTTATGCGATAAATGACTAAATTTAACTTATCTAAACCAGAAAAACAGGAATACCTTGAATAATCCGCGGGTGGAATTGGCTGATCGTGAGCTTGTTGACAAAATCAACGAGGGCGATCATCACGCTTTCGAAGAGCTTTTTACGCGTCACAAGCAGACCTTATACCGCCATGCCTTCCGCATGACTGGCGACACGGAATTATGCAATG is a window from the Sphingobacterium sp. lm-10 genome containing:
- a CDS encoding MerR family transcriptional regulator, which produces MLINELSKRTGLSIPTLRYYENYGLFQGVSDEEVKTNNYKNYDESLLEKIEMIKGAKEAGFTLAEIKKLLEKWFDNSLSIAEKIKVVYEKIGEIDEKITQLNAVKKLLSDCVISIRNGEC
- a CDS encoding MBL fold metallo-hydrolase, giving the protein MITTLVIISALLIATMSYMQQNKFGKNPSGARLERIKHSPNYRDGQFQNLSKTTTLADGHNYFEVLYTSYIKYKPRKYPIDSIPSIKTDLLSLPVEENLLVWFGHSSYFIQIDGKRILVDPVFSGNASPIPGTVKSFNGTDIYAVSDLPNIDYLFISHDHYDHVDYETLIALKEKTMNVICGLGVGAHLEHWGYDSNKIFEGDWGDRIVLGSGFTAFVESARHFSGRGFSTNKTLWASYVLHTPTMKIYMGGDSGYDRHYAEIGNKHGSFDLAILDNGQYDEAWKYIHHLPEDVLKAANDLRAKRILPVHSSKFVLGSHDWDEPLSKITELNKSYNIPLLTPMIGEVVYLNDKDQQFTSWWLGLK
- a CDS encoding ROK family protein; the protein is MSVVQSSERVVLGIDIGGTNTKFGLVNELGIVLDKGSLRTNIYKEINDFIDALHTAVKPLLEKHLPGHPLAGIGVGVPNGNFYTGTVEQAPNLPWKGVIPFGELMSNKFGVPCTITNDANAAAQGEMLFGAAQGMKDFIMITLGTGVGSGIVANGSLIYGHDGFAGELGHTIVKPGGRKHWSTGSEGSLEAYASATGIGITAKKMRAEFPESMLNNYPEDAINAKTVFECASQGDAIAIEVFRYTGQKLGEALANFVMFSSPEAILLFGGVIRAGDFILNPAKLHMERNLLPIFRNKVKLIFSGLDESDAAILGASALILS
- a CDS encoding patatin-like phospholipase family protein — protein: MKRILSIDGGGIRGIIPGMVLLTMEQRIQEKTGDSEAHLSEYFNFFAGTSTGGILTAILLCPHPDDPTKPRFYANEALDIYLKYGPSIFYTTRWRRFLSKFGLLSELYDGKVLETILDQYFGDTKLSELLKPAIMTAYNIELRTNHIFRQQKAISHGDARDFYIKDVCRATAAAPTYFSVAEIFSIAGIRFPLVDGGVFAHNPALSALLEVLKTYDTFKIDDVHILSLGTGIAKNAYNYEDFKKKWAISIGPALVDIMTSSSSESTDFFLKQLFRSVKKPHNYTRIEPMNVSSISTSMDDATPGNMQKLVSLADKVISDNDRRIDGIIDDLIADREQKRDTSVWNFLRRG
- a CDS encoding CsbD family protein, whose product is MSELTWKGRWNELKGKVKQQYGKLTDDDLTYAEGKEDELIGRLQKETGKTKDEVETWLNDL
- a CDS encoding YihY/virulence factor BrkB family protein, with the protein product MGFTEEDCLKYSASLAYYTVFSLGPILVLMISLAGIFLGEDAIQGKVFQELSGLVGASAALQVQEVIKNLSLSGKSSIALVISAVTLLIGATTVFGDIQNSINKIWHVRPKVKKGWLKMLKDRLLSSSLVIGLGFLLVVTLVINGAILAFTDRLQQYLPDSTVFLVSGLNLVISFGVVFLLFAVIFKVLPDVMISWKTVSSGALFTALLFVLGRFGIGFYIDSSDTESTYGTASAIVLILLWVYYTAAILYFGAVYTREYATFRGVPIEPSEFAVHVELTETEREVKEIPPAALTEEEKDLNKPEEPGSNRELPE
- the sbnA gene encoding 2,3-diaminopropionate biosynthesis protein SbnA; translation: MNDILSCIGHTPLVRFNNIFVALKSAIYGKLEMLNPGGSIKDRTAHNIVRHAMSIGKINAKSVLIESTSGNMGIGLARICHFYGLKLILVTDPHINPLAEKILLAFNAQIIKVDADDGNGGYLNSRLKKVEQLLQEIPNSFWPDQYHNMDNPAAHQQTFKEIVEDLGNAPDYLFIPTSTCGTLRGFADAIQHMGVHTRIVAVDAEGSLIFKDKPSPRLIPGMGASRKSHFLLPDQVHDVVHVSDADCVAGCHQLLAKESILAGGSSGAVIKAIERYQQHFLPGENIVAIIPDNGERYLDTIYSTEWLEKHGLKAH
- a CDS encoding FAD/NAD(P)-binding protein; the protein is MIWKKEHLSLATLQAPDIISQLMTTVKEVSSRNQQKATKRIGIVGGGPKGMYALERLLHTLRQAGDETAVHVLWFNESPDFGSGNNYHVSQPDNLLINYCIGNIDGWLREDVNEQVQEQLSLTDWIRKYHTTDLEVVPTDFASRALVGCYLQDVLRQLLEAMPSNVSLSLIVGAVQDIGYSTEFKISVANSEEFIAVDYLLMATGHCYENVPPFKTSTEEIPKAYIATAYPINRLDALPKGESVAIMGLGLTFIDICLHLTEGRGGVFDESGRYIPSGEEPILYPFSRSNLPIHPRGPVYGDARYAIRAQTDQALQALVDVREERQIYFQQEVQPIIDDEIRFAYYSTLLGTTQENQIQEYLDTLSDEAILTFDRLLFPEVPTSKNRHLATKTYIDQSIERAEIGELQDPFMAAAAVWRELTPQIGQLYNFGGLTPESHRYLDKQLWSACCRTSFGPPIANMRKISALADAGIIQFKIPPQSHISYDPTKQNFEIGTEGEQYTVSYLIDGRIARSELVRQNSALYTRLAAKGMVDIFQNGDYQPGCITIEQDGRTKSMVDGQEIPLYFYGTPTEGILFDNDSLSRVRNNLASPWAGRILQLINPHTHGIYAYHD